In Microbacterium binotii, one DNA window encodes the following:
- a CDS encoding MFS transporter has translation MSGATTSVWRQPAQVWAVAFACVVAFMGIGLVDPILPAIAESLEATPVETELLFTSYLLVTGLAMLVTSWISSRIGAKATLLAGLALIVVFSLFSALSGSVDAIIGFRAGWGLGNALFISTALATIVGAASGGSSAAIVLYEAALGVGIAVGPLLGGLLGEVSWRGPFFGVVALMAIAFIAVAVLLRGPKEKRTPVPLSAPFRALGKPALAVLAVAALFYNIGFFTLLAFSPFPLGFGAMGIGFTFFGWGVALAITSVWVAPLLLRRFTRSGVMLVVLPLLAIDLVVGGLLVASSAALVTCIVVGGLLLGVMNTVLTEAVMEATDLPRAVASSAYSAVRFLGGAAAPPLAAWLWHASNATVPYLVAAASIVIAALTIALGRRALRRIDERPADAAEEGVAVLVGDAA, from the coding sequence ATGAGCGGGGCGACGACGTCGGTCTGGCGTCAGCCCGCGCAGGTGTGGGCCGTCGCGTTCGCCTGCGTGGTGGCGTTCATGGGCATCGGCCTCGTGGATCCGATCCTCCCGGCCATCGCCGAGTCTCTCGAGGCCACCCCCGTCGAGACCGAGCTCCTCTTCACGAGCTATCTGCTCGTCACGGGCCTCGCGATGCTGGTCACGAGCTGGATCTCGAGTCGCATCGGTGCGAAGGCCACGCTGCTCGCGGGCCTCGCTCTGATCGTCGTCTTCTCGCTCTTCAGCGCACTGTCGGGCAGCGTCGACGCCATCATCGGCTTCCGCGCCGGATGGGGTCTGGGCAACGCTCTGTTCATCTCCACTGCTCTCGCCACGATCGTGGGCGCGGCCAGCGGGGGCAGTTCTGCGGCGATCGTGCTGTACGAGGCCGCCCTGGGCGTCGGTATCGCCGTCGGTCCGCTGCTGGGCGGCCTCCTCGGCGAGGTGAGCTGGCGCGGCCCCTTCTTCGGCGTCGTCGCGCTGATGGCGATCGCGTTCATCGCCGTCGCCGTGCTGCTGCGCGGCCCGAAGGAGAAGCGCACACCGGTACCGCTGTCGGCGCCGTTCCGAGCCCTCGGCAAGCCGGCGCTCGCCGTGCTCGCGGTCGCGGCCCTGTTCTACAACATCGGCTTCTTCACCCTGTTGGCCTTCTCGCCCTTCCCGCTCGGATTCGGAGCGATGGGCATCGGCTTCACCTTCTTCGGGTGGGGCGTCGCCCTCGCGATCACGAGCGTGTGGGTCGCGCCGCTCCTGCTGCGCCGCTTCACCCGATCGGGCGTCATGCTGGTCGTGCTGCCGCTGCTCGCAATCGATCTCGTCGTCGGTGGCCTCCTCGTGGCGAGCTCCGCCGCACTGGTGACATGCATCGTCGTGGGGGGTCTGCTTCTCGGCGTGATGAACACGGTGCTCACCGAGGCGGTCATGGAGGCCACGGATCTCCCCCGCGCGGTCGCATCGTCGGCCTATTCTGCGGTCCGGTTCCTCGGCGGGGCGGCCGCTCCCCCGCTCGCGGCGTGGCTGTGGCACGCCTCGAACGCGACGGTGCCATACCTCGTGGCCGCGGCATCGATCGTGATCGCCGCGTTGACCATCGCGCTCGGCCGTCGCGCCCTGCGTCGCATCGATGAGCGCCCGGCGGATGCGGCTGAAGAGGGCGTCGCGGTCCTCGTCGGCGACGCGGCCTGA